GTACAGCGTCCAGAGCACGGAGAGGCCCACCTGCGTCTTCCAGCGTATCTCGGTCCGGAGAGCGCGCCGGGCCCCCGGCTTCGCCTCTTGCACGAGCGCGTTCTGATAACGCGTCCAGCCCTGGCTCAGCACGAAGAGCAGGACCACGCCCGCCGTGCCCGAGACGGTACGGCCCACCGTGCCGGCGTACAGGGAAGCGCCGGAGCCCGCGAGCCATCGCCCCGACAGTCCGATGACGGCACAGGCGACGATACGCATGACGAGGTAGCGGTTCACCAGGTCCTCCGCCGCGCTCTTGGCCATGCTGTCGTCCGCGCCCAGCACGCGCGCCAGCAGCATCACCGCGGCCAGCGGCACCGCGACCGCGAAGGTGGGCGAGGCGATGAGGCGTGACAGCGCGCCCAGCACCAGCACCTGGGCGGCCAGGAGTCCAGCGGGCCAGAGTCCGGGCGGCTCCCGCCACAGCAGCACCGAGAGCGTCTGGGAGGCGAGGATCCACAGCAGGCTCCGCAGCGTCTCCGGCTTCATGGTGAAGAGCTGGCCTGGACGGAGCGCCAGGGCAAGCTGTCCCGCCACGAGGGTGGCGGCGACGGTCAGCAGATGGGCGAGGAAGGTCGCGTTCCACACCGGCGGCCAGTTCGGAGAGGCCCACGTATCGCCGACCAGCACGCGCAAAGCGGCCAGGAAGAGGGCGGCCGTGCCGCCCCAGGCGGCCACGGGCGTGGCCACGCGCGGGGCGAGCCACAGCAGGACGGCGCCCTCCGCCGCCCAGGCCAGGGTGATCCACGGCCCCTTGAGAGCAAGCGGGATGGCGAGCGTCACGAAGACGCACGCCACCCCAATGAGCACGCCCACGGTCGCTTCGTCGTCGGGCACGCGGCGACGGTAGAAACCGGCGGCGAGCGTGTACACGATGGCAAGGGCCATGGCGGCCGGGGCCTCCAGGAGGGGACGCCACGCGTCGAGGGTCACGTAGACCGCCCAGAAATAGCCCGCGGCCGTGCCGGCGACGATGACGAGATCCACCTCGCGGAGGCGTCGCCCCTGGCTCCACTCGCGGGCCAGCGGCGTCACGAGGAAGAGGACGAAGAGCGCGGTGAGAAGGGCCAGACGCACCACCGGGGTCTCCGCCTCGGGCTGGCGCATGAAGGTCGGGGCCAGCAAGAGCACGGTGCCCGCCCAGGCCAGACGGTTCAGCGCGCGCCAGGTGCGGAAGCGGGCAATGGCCAGGACGAGGAAGTCGAGCACGACGAGATAGCCCATGAGCACGCGCTCGTTGGGCGCTACGCTCGCGAGCAGCACGGGAGTCAGGAGCCCGCCCAGCAGCGCGAGCACCGCCGTCACCTGGCGCTCCGAGATCACCGCCACCATTGTACCCAGCACGGTGACCACGAACATGAGCCCGAAAGCCGCCCCCACGCGCAAGAGCTCGTAGTAGGCATAGCCCGCGTAGAGAGAGAGGTAGCAGAGCCCGAGACCCAGGCCCGAGAGCCCCTCGGAGAGATAAGGGACATCCCGCCTGCGGTGGAGCACCAGACCGGCCAGCAACGACACGATGCCCGCGGCGAGCCCCAGGCCGAGCCTCGCCCGAGGGCCGATCAGGTTGTTCTCGATGGACCACTTCACCGCGAACGACGCGGCGAAGAGAATGGCGACCACGCCGATCCAGGTGGTCCAGCGCGCGCCGATCCGCTGCTCGAGATCGAGCCGCGGCACCGGCGGAGGCTCGGGTGGCGGAGCGGCATGCGCGATCGCCTCGCGTGTGGAGGTGGCCGCCGCGGCCTCGGCGCTTACAGGCGCAGGCTCGGGAGCGAACGGGGCGGGCGCTACGGGCTCGAAGGCTGATGGAGCTGACGGGACCGCCGGCGGAGGCTGAGGCTGTCCCCGCTGCTCGAGGGTCCAGACCCGATAGAGGAGGTCACGGATCCTTTCCTCGAGGGCCGCGATGCGCTCCGCCGGCGTTGGCTGACCCGGGCGGGGCCGGTACTCGCGTAGCACTTTGAGGGACACGGCCAGAGCGCCAACCGCCACGAAGAGGGCCAGTAACGCCATCTGCGAGGAGCCTACACCAGAAGTCACAGAGGCTGGGAGCTTTCCCTCTCGCCGTTAGGCGCCGGCAGCGTTTCGGCTCCTCAGTCCTTCCCCGCAACGGGCTATAATCGGAGACCCTATGGACGCTCCCCTCGCCCGTCTCCTCGTCGCCGACCTCACCCAGAACGTGGCCGGCCCCACCTGCACCCAGATCCTGGGCGATATGGGCGCGGACGTGATCAAGGTCGAGCGTCCCGGGCGCGGCGATGACGCGCGGGCCTGGGCGCCGCCCTTCTGGGGCGAGGAGAGCGCCACCTTCATGAGCTTCAATCGCAGCAAGCGGAGCCTCGCGGTAGACATGAAGGCTCCCGAGGGCCGGGCCATCCTCGAGCGGCTCATCGGTCGCGCCGACGTCCTCGTGCAGTCGCTGCGCGCGGGGGCCATCGAGGAGCTGGGGCTTGGCTGGGAGCGCGCGCACGCCCTCAATCCGCGCCTCGTCTATTGCTCGATCACGGCCTTCGGCACGGATGGCCCGCTCAGCGACCGGCCCGGGTACGACCCGCTCATGCAAGCCTATGGCGGCATCATGTCCGTCAATGGCCATGCGGGCCAGCCGCCCGCGCGCGTGCCCGTCTCCCTCGTGGACATGGGCACGGGCATGTGGGCAGCCATCGCCATCCTGGGCGCCTTGCGCGAGCGCGAGCGCACGGGCCGCGGCGCCAACGTGACGACGGCGCTCTTCGAGACGGCCCTGGCCTGGACCACTTTTCAGATGACGCACTACTTCGCCAACGGCGAGATCCCGCAGCCCCAGGGCTCCGGCACCGCGATGATCTGCCCCTACGAGGCCTTCCCGACCCGTGATGCCTGGGTCATGATCGCCGCGGCCTCCGACGCGCTCTTCGTCAAGGCGGCGGCGGCGCTCGGCGCCCCCGAGCTGCCGCGCGACGCGCGCTTCGCCGACAATCCCGCGCGCGTCGCGCATCGCGGCGAGCTCCTCGAGGCCCTCTCACGGATCACGCGCGAGCTCTCGAGCGCCGATGTCCTCGCGCGGCTCCAGGGTGCCGGCGTCCCGTGCGCGCCCATCCTCACGCTCGATCGTGTCGCCGCCGAGCCCCAGACGGAAGCGAGCGGCATGCTCATCTCCGCCAAGCATCCCCGGCTGCCGGACTACCGGACGGTCGGGCTGCCCATACGCTGGGACGGCGAGCGGCCAGGCGTGACCCGCGTGCCGCCGCTGCTCGGCGAGCACACGGCCGAGGTGCTCGGCACTCTCGGCTATGACGAGGCGGCCATCCGGTCGCTGGTGGAGCGCCATGTCGTCCAGCTATAAGACGATCAACGTCTCGGCCTCGCCCGATGGCTACGTGGTCACCGTCGAGCTCAACCGGCCCGAGGCGCTCAACGCCATGAACACGGCCATGGGCGAAGACCTGTTGCGGTGCTTCGAGGGCTTCCCGTGGGACAAGGCCGCGCGCTGCGTGGTCTTCACGGGCGCAGGCCTCAAGGCCTTCTGCGTGGGCGGTGACTTGAAAGAGCGCGAGGGCATGACCGAAGAGACCTGGCGCGCTCAGCACGCCATCTTCGAGGCGGCCGCGGCCAAGGTGCTCCACTGCCCCATACCGGTGATCGCCGCCGTCGAAGGCTTTGCCATGGGCGGCGGCTGCGAGCTGGCCGTGCTCTCCGATTTCATCGTGGCCTCGGAGACGGCCGTCTTCGCGGTGCCCGAGGTGACGCGCGGGATCTTTCCCGGCATCGGGGGGACGCAATTGCTCCCGCGCATCATCGGCGCGCCGCTCGCCAAGGAGATGATCTTCACGGGGCGCCGCGTGCCCGCGGCCGAGGCCAAGGCCATCGGCCTCGTGAATCATCTCGTGCCCGCCGGCCAGGCACGGACCAAGGCCCTGGAGATCGCCCAGGTCATCGCCGACAACGGTCCCATCGCCGTCCGCCAGGCCAAGAAGGCCGTGAGCTGGGGGAGCGAGACCGACCTCGAGACGGGCATGGCCCTGGCCATCGAGGCCTACAATGTCACCGTCACCACCGACGACAGGCTCGAGGGTGTGCGCGCGTTCAACGAGAAGCGAAAACCCAACTTCAAAGGCAAGTAGCGGACTTATCTAATATCCCTCTCCCCTCCGGGGAGAGGGCCGCAGTTCGAGCTGAGTCGCGGAGCGGCGAGGCGAGGGCTGAGATAGTGAGGGGTTCAAATGAAAGACATGAGCTTCGCGCTGACCGACGATCAGAAGGCCCTCAAGACGGCGGTCTACGACCTCTGCAAGCAGTACACGGGCGAATACTGGCGCGAGCTGGACGCCAAGCGCGAGTACCCGGACGCGTTCATCAACGATCTGACCAAGGCCGGGTACCTGGCCGTGCTGATCCCGCAGGAGTACGGCGGGGCGGGCCTCGGCGTCATGGAGGCGGCCCTCATCCTGGAAGAGATCAACCGCTCGGGGGGCAACGGCGGCGCCTGCCACGCGCAGATGTACATCATGGGCACGGTGCTGCGCCATGGCTCCGAGCAGCAGAAGCGGCAGTACCTGCCGAAGATCGCCACGGGCGAGCTGCGCTTGCAGGCCTTCGGGGTCACCGAGCCGAACGCAGGATCGGACACGACGAAGCTGCAGACCACGGCGACCAAGAAGGGCGATCGCTACGTGGTCAATGGCCAGAAGATGTTCATCTCCCGCGTGCTCCAGTCCGACCTCATGCTCCTGCTCGCCCGGACCACGCCCGTGGATCAGGTGAAGAAGAAGACGGATGGGCTCAGCGTCTTTCTCATCGACATCCGCGAGGCGAAGGGCAAGGGCCTCGACGTGCGGCCCCTCCGGATGATGATGAACCACTCGACCAACGCGCTCTTCTTCGACAACCTGGAGATCCCCGCCGACAGCCTCATCGGCCAGGAGGGGCACGGCTTCTCCTACATCCTCGACGGCATGAACGCCGAGCGCATCCTCGTGGCCTCAGACTCGCTGGGCGACGCGCGGTGGTTCATCGAGAAAGCCGTGGCTTACTCGAGCCAGCGCGTCATCTTCGGCAAACCCATCGGGGCCAACCAGGGCGTCCAGTTCCCCATCGCCAAGGCGCACATGGCCATCGAGGCCGCCGACCTCATGCGCACCAAGGCCGCCAAGCTCTTCGATGCGGACATCCCGTGCGGGCCGGAGGCGAACATGGCCAAGTACCTCGCCTCGGAGGCGGCCATCGAGGCGGGCAACGCGTGCATCGACTGCCACGGCGGCTATGGCTTCGCGGAGGAATACGACATCGAGCGCAAGTTCCGCGAGTCGCGCCTCTACCGCGCGGCCCCCATCAACAACAACCTGATCATGGCCTACGTCGGGGAGCACGTCCTCGGCATGCCCCGCTCCTACTAGCCGAGACGATGCGCGAGCTCCGTCTCCCCCTCAGCAACTCAGCCCTCCCCTCGCCGCTCTCCTCGCCTACAGCTCGTCGGCAGCGTCTCGGCTCGAACTGCGGCCCTCTCCCCCAATGGGGGAGAGGGATCCGAAAGGAAAACTGCAGCGTGACACGACTGTTCTCATCCCTCTCCCCCATTGGGGGAGAGGGTAGGGTGAGGGGGTGGCCGTGAGCCTGCCTGAAGTCGATCGGCTGTCCGTCACCACGGTGGTGGACAACTTCATCGACAACCTGCGCGCCGACGACCGGATCGCCAAGCGCTTCACCCACGCCCAGGCACGCCGCATGCCCACCTTGAGGGCCGAGCACGGCCTGGGCCACTGGGTCGAGGTGGAGCGCGGCGGCAAGAGCCGGCGCATCGCCTTCGATTTCGGGCTCACGGGCGAGAGCTACACGCACAACTTCCTCGAGCTGGGGCTCGAGGCGGGGATGGTAGACGCGGTGGCCCTGAGTCACGGGCACATGGACCACTACGGCGGCCTCGGCAGCTTCCTCAAGACCTATCGCCGGCGGATGAGGAATGACGTCGTCTTCTACGGCGGCCGCGACCACTTCCTGCCGCGCTACCACGAGCGGAACAATGAGCGTGTGTATATCGGCCGGCTCGATCGCGACGAGCTGGAGCGTTACGATCTCGAGGTGCGCGTGGTCGAGAAGCCGACGGTACTGCCGGAGGGCGTGCTCCTGAGCGGGGAGATGCACGAGACGGTACCCTTCGAGGTCATTCCTCCCTCGCTCAAGGTGGAGCGCGACGGCCAGGTCGTCCAGGACACCTTCATCGGCGAGCAGGCCCTCATCGCCAACGTCAGGAACCGGGGTCTCGTGGTCGTCACCTCGTGCTCCCACCGCGGCATCGTCGGCATCTGCCGGCACGCCGTCAAGGTCTCGGGCGTTCCCAAGGTCCATGCCGTCATCGGGGGCTTCCACCTCTCGGGACTCACGGGCGAGCGCATCACCCAGGTGGTGGACGCCTTCCGCGACCTGGGCATGGACTACCTGATCCCCCAGCACTGCACGGGGCTCGAAGCCGTCATCCAGATGGCCGTGCACCTGCCCAAGGAGCTGGTGGTAAGCTCGGTGGGAAGCACGTTCACCTTCGGGGCCTGAGGAGACGCCATGAAACTTCCCAAGCGCGTGACGATCTGCGAGGTGGGGACGCGAGACGGGTTCCAGATCGAGCCCGACTTCATTCCCACCGAGGCCAAGATCGAGGTCGTGAACAAGCTCGCGGCCACCGGCCTGCCGCGCATCGAGGTGACCTCGTTCGTCTCACCCAAGGCCGTGCCCCAGCTCAAGGACGCCGAAGCCGTGATGGCGGGAATCGCTCGGCGGCCGGGGACGCGCTACTCCGCGCTGGTCCCCAATGACAAGGGCGCCGTGCGCGCGGTCGACGCGGGGGTGGACGACATCCACACAGTGGTCTCGGCGAGCGAGAGCCACAATCTCGCCAACGTCAACATGTCGATCGCCGAGTCGCTCGTCAAGCTCAAGGCCACCGCGGAAGTGGCCCATCGCGCGGGCAAGCCCGTCTACTCCGGCATCTCCTGCTCCTTCGGCTGTCCCTTCGAGGGCGACGTGCCCGTGGCCCAGCTCGAGTCCGTGGTCGCGCGCCTCGTGGAGATGGGGGCCAAGGGCATCGGCCTCGCCGACACCACGGGCATGGCGAACCCCGCGCAGGTCGGGCGCGTGCTCGAGCACCTGATGCCGCGCTTCCCCGGCGTCGAGTGGACGCTGCACACCCACGACACGCGCGCCATGGCCATCCCGAACATCCTGGCCGCCATGGAGATCGGCGTGACCCACTTCGACGGCTCCATCGGCGGCCTGGGCGGCTGTCCCTTCGCGCCGGGGGCCTCGGGCAATGTCTGCACCGAGGACCTCGTGCACTGCCTCTGGGCCATGGGCGTGGAGACGGGCATCGATCTCGACGCGCTCATCGGCGTGTCGAAGCGGGTGCAGGAGATCGTCGGACGCGTGCTGCCCGGCCAGATCGTCAAGGCGGGCGCGTGGAGCCGGCGCTATCCCCTTCCCGACGGCGTGAAGGAGCGCCTGGCCACCAGATGACCCTCGACCACCCCTCACCCTGCCCTCTCCCCATGATGGGAGAGGGATTTTTTGGGAAGCCCTCCTCGATTCTTAGTATCCCTCTCCCCCAGTGGGGGAGGGGGGGAGGGTGAGGGGGTCGGTTCGTGAACAAGCGCGCTCAGAAAATGTTGAGGCTGATGGACCGCGCCGTCACCGAGTGGCACATCCCGGTGATCGGCAAGGAGAAGGGTCGCGTCATCCGGCGGCTCCTGGCCCGGCACAAGCCCACGCACGGCATCGAGGTGGGCTCGCTCTTCGGCTACTCGGCCATTCTCATCGCGGCCAATATGGCGCGCGGCGGGCATCTCACCTGCGTCGAGCAGAATCCCTTCCTCGCGAGCCTCGCCCAGTCCAATGCCGATCACGCGGGGCTCAAGGGCCGCGTCAAGGTCGTGGTGGGCGACGCCCTCCGCGTCCTGCCCTTCCTGCGCGGGCCCGTCGACTTCGTGCTCATCGACGCCAAGAAGGAGGACTACCTCGACTACCTCAAGGCCCTCGAGCCGCGGCTCGTCAAGAACGCGCTGGTGATCGCCGACAATACCGGGGTCTACCGCCGCGAAGTCATGCCCTACCTGACCCACGTCCGCAACGGCGCGTACGCGAGCCGGGAGCTCGATTTCGGCTTCGACTGCATGGAAGTCTCGACGTACCGCGGGTAGCCGACATGTTCGGCGAGAAACACGACCCCGAGTTCCTCAAGCATCTCTTCGACGAGACGGAGATCCTGCGCAAGCCTGTGGCGGGCATCATCGCCGGCTACCACATCCTGCCCTACATCCTCGTCGGCCCTCAGGAGGATCAGCCGAGCCGCGCCGTGGAGATCCGCGGCAAGATCAGGGTCTCCCCGCGCCTCGTGCTGGCCCCGGGACGGGCCGGGCAGACCTATGGCGAGCTCTTCCACGACGATGGGCTCATGGACGAGGCGCTGGTGGCCCGCATCTTCTCCTTCGCCTACTCCTCGCGCCACCAGGTGACCCTGGAGAGCGAGGACCTGTCGATCAAGCGGCTCGAGCGCAACCCCCAGGCCCAGATCGAGCGGGCCCTCGACGAGCTGGCCATGCGCGAGGTCATCAATACCGGCGTCATCAGGGCCCCGAGCATCCGCTTCTATCCCGTGTCCCTCGACCGCTTCATCAGCGAGATCCTCGAGCAGGAGTTCCGGCCCTAAGCGGCCGCGATGCCCACGCGAGAGGACTATCTGCGCCTGCCGCTCGAGCGGCGGCTCGCGCGCCTGGCCGGCACCGCTGACGAGCTCGCGGGGGCGATCCGCGAGCGAAGCGCCGCCCAGCTCTCCCGGCGCCCCGGCGCGACGAACTGGTCGGCCACGGAGATCATCTGCCATCTTCGCGACATCGAGGAGCTCTGCATCCTCCGCTTTCACACCATGCTCGTGATGGAAGACCCCGCCGTCTTCGTCGTGGGAGCTCCGCCCGGCGATCCCGCGCGCTGGGGTATAGCCGGCGAGGTGCCCTTCCCCCTCGATCCCCGCCGGTGGGTAGACGACCGCCAGTACTCCCGCTCCGACGCGCGCCAGGCCCTGGCCGCCTTCGGCCGCAGGCGGCGCGAGGTGCTGGCCCTGCTCCACTCGCTCACCTCCGAGCAATGGAAGCGGGGGAGCATTCATCCGGCTCATGGTCGCGTGACGTTCGAAGAATGGACGGCGGGCATGGCCGGCCACGATGACAATCACCTCGATCAGCTGGGGCGCGCTCTCGACGGGAGGGCCTGATCGGCGTGCCCACCAGGGCGGAGTACCAGGCGATGTCGATCGGGCTGCGCATGGAACGGCTCCGGCGGACGCCTGACGAGCTCGCGACGGCGATTGCGGGCAAATCCGATGCCGCCCTCGGGAGGCGGCCGGCGGAGCGGCAATGGTCGCCCACGGAGATCATCTGTCATCTTCGCGACGTGGAAGAGCTGTTCCGGATCCGCTTCCACACCATCCTCGCCCTGGACGAGCCGCAGATCCTGACGTTCAGTGCCCAACCCGCCGCCCTCGCGGTCTGGGGCATCGGCGGCCGGGTAGGGCACCCTCTCGACCCCGATCGATGGGCCGAGGAGCGCCAGTACGCGCGGAGTGATCCGAACCAGGCGCTCACCGCCTTCCGGCGTCAGCGCACGGAGACCGTTGTCCTCCTGGAGTCGCTTACCGACGCGCAGTGGCTCCGGGGCGGCATCCACCTCCGGCTCGGTCGGTTGACTCTCGGGGACTGGGCGGCGAGCCTCGCCGGGCACGACGACAATCACCTCGATCAGCTCACGCGCGCGATCGATGGCCGGGCCTGAGGGTCACCGGGTCGAGCCGCTCACGGAGGCGCAGCTGCCGTCCTGCCGAGCTGCTCTCGTCGCCCTGCTCCGCGACGTGGTGGATGGCGGCGCCTCGGTCGGCTTCCTGCCTCCCCTCGCCGAGACGGAAGCGGGCACGTACTGGGACAGCGTGGCCGGGGCGCTCCGCGGCGGCGGCCGGCGCCTCTGGATCGCGCGCGGCCCCGGAGACATCATCGGTACCGTGCAGCTCGATCTGGCGGGGCAGGTCAATGGCCGCCATCGCGCCGAGGTGATCAGGCTCATGGTCCACCGGAGGGCGCGACAGCAGGGCATCGGGCGCGCGCTCATGGAAGCCGCGGAGACCGAAGCGCGCCGTCTTGGGCGGACGACCCTGGTCCTCGACACTCGCCAGGGCGACCCATCCGAGCGGCTCTACCGTAAATTGGGCTGGCAGCTCGGCGGAACGATCCCGCGCTACGCGCGCAGCGCTGACGGCACGCTCCACACGACCGCCTTCTACTACAAGCTTCTCTAGGCGTCACCGGCGTGGGCGCCGGGTAGTCATATGCCGCCGGATCCGGCTCATCTCGGCTAGGAATTCCTCGAATGCCTCCGTCGCTCCCTCAGCGGCGCTCCACCGCCGGAGC
This is a stretch of genomic DNA from Candidatus Methylomirabilota bacterium. It encodes these proteins:
- a CDS encoding DUF2339 domain-containing protein, with the translated sequence MALLALFVAVGALAVSLKVLREYRPRPGQPTPAERIAALEERIRDLLYRVWTLEQRGQPQPPPAVPSAPSAFEPVAPAPFAPEPAPVSAEAAAATSTREAIAHAAPPPEPPPVPRLDLEQRIGARWTTWIGVVAILFAASFAVKWSIENNLIGPRARLGLGLAAGIVSLLAGLVLHRRRDVPYLSEGLSGLGLGLCYLSLYAGYAYYELLRVGAAFGLMFVVTVLGTMVAVISERQVTAVLALLGGLLTPVLLASVAPNERVLMGYLVVLDFLVLAIARFRTWRALNRLAWAGTVLLLAPTFMRQPEAETPVVRLALLTALFVLFLVTPLAREWSQGRRLREVDLVIVAGTAAGYFWAVYVTLDAWRPLLEAPAAMALAIVYTLAAGFYRRRVPDDEATVGVLIGVACVFVTLAIPLALKGPWITLAWAAEGAVLLWLAPRVATPVAAWGGTAALFLAALRVLVGDTWASPNWPPVWNATFLAHLLTVAATLVAGQLALALRPGQLFTMKPETLRSLLWILASQTLSVLLWREPPGLWPAGLLAAQVLVLGALSRLIASPTFAVAVPLAAVMLLARVLGADDSMAKSAAEDLVNRYLVMRIVACAVIGLSGRWLAGSGASLYAGTVGRTVSGTAGVVLLFVLSQGWTRYQNALVQEAKPGARRALRTEIRWKTQVGLSVLWTLYAAVVLAWGFVRRSAPMRYAALGLLGLTIFKVFVVDLASIKTLYRMLSFLLLGVVLLLVGFLYQKISRTASSVDADANRR
- a CDS encoding CoA transferase: MDAPLARLLVADLTQNVAGPTCTQILGDMGADVIKVERPGRGDDARAWAPPFWGEESATFMSFNRSKRSLAVDMKAPEGRAILERLIGRADVLVQSLRAGAIEELGLGWERAHALNPRLVYCSITAFGTDGPLSDRPGYDPLMQAYGGIMSVNGHAGQPPARVPVSLVDMGTGMWAAIAILGALRERERTGRGANVTTALFETALAWTTFQMTHYFANGEIPQPQGSGTAMICPYEAFPTRDAWVMIAAASDALFVKAAAALGAPELPRDARFADNPARVAHRGELLEALSRITRELSSADVLARLQGAGVPCAPILTLDRVAAEPQTEASGMLISAKHPRLPDYRTVGLPIRWDGERPGVTRVPPLLGEHTAEVLGTLGYDEAAIRSLVERHVVQL
- a CDS encoding enoyl-CoA hydratase-related protein is translated as MSSSYKTINVSASPDGYVVTVELNRPEALNAMNTAMGEDLLRCFEGFPWDKAARCVVFTGAGLKAFCVGGDLKEREGMTEETWRAQHAIFEAAAAKVLHCPIPVIAAVEGFAMGGGCELAVLSDFIVASETAVFAVPEVTRGIFPGIGGTQLLPRIIGAPLAKEMIFTGRRVPAAEAKAIGLVNHLVPAGQARTKALEIAQVIADNGPIAVRQAKKAVSWGSETDLETGMALAIEAYNVTVTTDDRLEGVRAFNEKRKPNFKGK
- a CDS encoding acyl-CoA dehydrogenase family protein; protein product: MSFALTDDQKALKTAVYDLCKQYTGEYWRELDAKREYPDAFINDLTKAGYLAVLIPQEYGGAGLGVMEAALILEEINRSGGNGGACHAQMYIMGTVLRHGSEQQKRQYLPKIATGELRLQAFGVTEPNAGSDTTKLQTTATKKGDRYVVNGQKMFISRVLQSDLMLLLARTTPVDQVKKKTDGLSVFLIDIREAKGKGLDVRPLRMMMNHSTNALFFDNLEIPADSLIGQEGHGFSYILDGMNAERILVASDSLGDARWFIEKAVAYSSQRVIFGKPIGANQGVQFPIAKAHMAIEAADLMRTKAAKLFDADIPCGPEANMAKYLASEAAIEAGNACIDCHGGYGFAEEYDIERKFRESRLYRAAPINNNLIMAYVGEHVLGMPRSY
- a CDS encoding MBL fold metallo-hydrolase, producing the protein MSLPEVDRLSVTTVVDNFIDNLRADDRIAKRFTHAQARRMPTLRAEHGLGHWVEVERGGKSRRIAFDFGLTGESYTHNFLELGLEAGMVDAVALSHGHMDHYGGLGSFLKTYRRRMRNDVVFYGGRDHFLPRYHERNNERVYIGRLDRDELERYDLEVRVVEKPTVLPEGVLLSGEMHETVPFEVIPPSLKVERDGQVVQDTFIGEQALIANVRNRGLVVVTSCSHRGIVGICRHAVKVSGVPKVHAVIGGFHLSGLTGERITQVVDAFRDLGMDYLIPQHCTGLEAVIQMAVHLPKELVVSSVGSTFTFGA
- a CDS encoding hydroxymethylglutaryl-CoA lyase, translating into MKLPKRVTICEVGTRDGFQIEPDFIPTEAKIEVVNKLAATGLPRIEVTSFVSPKAVPQLKDAEAVMAGIARRPGTRYSALVPNDKGAVRAVDAGVDDIHTVVSASESHNLANVNMSIAESLVKLKATAEVAHRAGKPVYSGISCSFGCPFEGDVPVAQLESVVARLVEMGAKGIGLADTTGMANPAQVGRVLEHLMPRFPGVEWTLHTHDTRAMAIPNILAAMEIGVTHFDGSIGGLGGCPFAPGASGNVCTEDLVHCLWAMGVETGIDLDALIGVSKRVQEIVGRVLPGQIVKAGAWSRRYPLPDGVKERLATR
- a CDS encoding class I SAM-dependent methyltransferase, coding for MDRAVTEWHIPVIGKEKGRVIRRLLARHKPTHGIEVGSLFGYSAILIAANMARGGHLTCVEQNPFLASLAQSNADHAGLKGRVKVVVGDALRVLPFLRGPVDFVLIDAKKEDYLDYLKALEPRLVKNALVIADNTGVYRREVMPYLTHVRNGAYASRELDFGFDCMEVSTYRG
- a CDS encoding DinB family protein; the encoded protein is MPTREDYLRLPLERRLARLAGTADELAGAIRERSAAQLSRRPGATNWSATEIICHLRDIEELCILRFHTMLVMEDPAVFVVGAPPGDPARWGIAGEVPFPLDPRRWVDDRQYSRSDARQALAAFGRRRREVLALLHSLTSEQWKRGSIHPAHGRVTFEEWTAGMAGHDDNHLDQLGRALDGRA
- a CDS encoding DinB family protein yields the protein MPTRAEYQAMSIGLRMERLRRTPDELATAIAGKSDAALGRRPAERQWSPTEIICHLRDVEELFRIRFHTILALDEPQILTFSAQPAALAVWGIGGRVGHPLDPDRWAEERQYARSDPNQALTAFRRQRTETVVLLESLTDAQWLRGGIHLRLGRLTLGDWAASLAGHDDNHLDQLTRAIDGRA
- a CDS encoding GNAT family N-acetyltransferase, which gives rise to MAGPEGHRVEPLTEAQLPSCRAALVALLRDVVDGGASVGFLPPLAETEAGTYWDSVAGALRGGGRRLWIARGPGDIIGTVQLDLAGQVNGRHRAEVIRLMVHRRARQQGIGRALMEAAETEARRLGRTTLVLDTRQGDPSERLYRKLGWQLGGTIPRYARSADGTLHTTAFYYKLL